In Hymenobacter sublimis, a single genomic region encodes these proteins:
- the kdpC gene encoding potassium-transporting ATPase subunit KdpC has translation MKQYLLPAFRLTLVLLVVCCLIYPALVWAGAQLAPDSGQGETIRYRGRVVGYDNVGQKFTRPEYFWSRPSAVDYNSAGSAGSNKGPSNSEYLATVQARLGTFLLQNPSVSKAQIPAELLTASGSGLDPHLSPAGAAVQVARVARARQLDVAKVQALVARHTQHSLLGPDRVNVLRLNVALDEL, from the coding sequence ATGAAACAATACCTGCTTCCCGCTTTCCGCCTGACCCTTGTGCTCCTGGTAGTGTGCTGCCTGATTTACCCGGCGCTGGTATGGGCCGGGGCGCAACTGGCCCCGGACAGCGGCCAGGGCGAAACCATCCGCTACCGGGGCCGCGTGGTGGGCTACGACAATGTGGGCCAGAAATTTACCCGGCCGGAGTACTTCTGGTCGCGCCCCTCGGCGGTAGATTACAACTCGGCCGGCTCGGCGGGCTCCAACAAAGGCCCCAGCAACTCCGAGTACCTGGCCACGGTGCAGGCCCGCCTCGGTACCTTCTTGCTCCAGAACCCCAGCGTAAGCAAAGCCCAGATACCGGCCGAGCTACTAACCGCCTCTGGCTCCGGCCTCGATCCGCACCTCTCGCCCGCCGGAGCCGCCGTGCAGGTAGCCCGCGTGGCCCGCGCCCGCCAGCTCGACGTCGCGAAAGTGCAGGCCCTGGTAGCCCGCCACACCCAGCACAGCCTGCTGGGCCCCGATCGGGTGAACGTGCTGCGCCTAAATGTAGCGCTGGATGAGCTGTAG
- a CDS encoding porin has product MKSISLLALGLLCSAAATAQTIPVAADSVVTPAEAPATPPANPLTTYGFVDGYYGYDIKHAATNDRPGFLYSHDRQNEFTVNNAILGLRYDNGQVRGALGLHAGTYVSANYAAEDPVLRHIYEAYAGFRPFQKAWLDVGIFGSHIGFESAISKDNWTLTRSMMAENSPYYEAGARFTYEVDSKLTLTALVLNGWQNIRENNQKKAVGTQIQWKPTDKLLINSSTFYGNEQPQALQKRRRYFHDFYVSYAVTERLSVAGVFDVGKQEQAARGSKADTWHTGAAFVRYKLADKWSATARAEYYNADHGVIISSISPAPTDADFKVKAASLNLDYLPTSNVTFRVEGRVFHSGQDFLTDRNGQPSNSYGNLTSSIAISF; this is encoded by the coding sequence ATGAAATCTATTTCCCTACTTGCCCTCGGCCTGCTGTGCAGCGCAGCTGCTACCGCTCAAACCATTCCCGTTGCTGCCGATTCAGTGGTGACGCCTGCCGAGGCGCCAGCTACCCCGCCTGCCAACCCCCTCACTACCTACGGGTTTGTGGATGGCTACTATGGCTACGACATCAAGCACGCGGCTACCAACGACCGGCCCGGTTTCCTGTATTCCCACGACCGCCAGAACGAGTTTACGGTGAACAACGCCATTCTGGGCCTGCGCTACGACAACGGGCAGGTGCGCGGAGCCCTGGGCCTGCACGCCGGCACCTACGTTTCAGCCAACTACGCCGCCGAGGACCCGGTGCTGCGCCACATCTACGAGGCATACGCGGGTTTCCGGCCGTTCCAGAAAGCCTGGCTCGACGTAGGTATTTTCGGCTCCCACATTGGTTTCGAGTCGGCTATCAGCAAAGATAACTGGACGCTTACCAGGTCTATGATGGCCGAAAACTCGCCGTACTACGAGGCCGGCGCCCGCTTCACCTACGAAGTGGACTCCAAGCTGACCCTAACGGCGCTGGTGCTCAACGGCTGGCAGAACATCCGGGAAAACAACCAGAAAAAAGCGGTGGGCACCCAAATTCAGTGGAAGCCAACCGACAAGCTGCTCATCAACAGCAGCACGTTCTATGGCAACGAGCAACCCCAGGCCCTACAGAAGCGCCGCCGCTACTTCCACGATTTTTACGTGAGCTACGCCGTCACCGAGCGCCTGAGCGTGGCCGGCGTATTCGACGTGGGCAAGCAGGAGCAGGCCGCCCGCGGCAGCAAAGCCGATACCTGGCACACCGGCGCGGCATTCGTGCGCTACAAGCTGGCCGATAAGTGGTCGGCCACGGCCCGCGCCGAGTACTACAACGCCGACCACGGCGTCATCATCTCCTCAATTTCACCGGCCCCCACGGATGCCGACTTCAAGGTAAAAGCCGCCTCCCTCAACCTCGACTACCTGCCCACTAGCAACGTGACTTTCCGAGTAGAAGGCCGCGTATTCCACTCCGGCCAGGATTTTCTCACCGACCGCAACGGCCAGCCTTCCAACTCCTACGGCAACCTGACCAGCAGCATTGCTATTTCTTTCTAG